A region of Myxococcus stipitatus DSM 14675 DNA encodes the following proteins:
- a CDS encoding Mrp/NBP35 family ATP-binding protein, which produces MSVSEADILAAMSKVMDPELHVDLVKAGMVKDVRVTGDTVKLKIELTTPACPMKGKIQADSEAALKAVPGLKSFNIEWGAQVRSAGGAAPAGGLLPKVKNIILVGAGKGGVGKSTVALNLATALGQHGAKVGLLDADFYGPSVPLMTGLGDKKPVSPDGKSLDPLVAHGIKVMSIGFLVESDQALIWRGPMLHGALMQLVRDVNWGELDYLVLDLPPGTGDVALSLSQSIRAAGAVLVTTPQDVALADVVRAKQMFDKVHIPVLGIVENMSQFVCPNCSHVTPIFNHGGGRKAAEMFGIPFLGEVPLDLKVRESGDSGVPVVVGAKDSLEAKAFQDVARNVAGRVSAQSAKSMPLPVVQAR; this is translated from the coding sequence ATGAGCGTTTCCGAGGCCGATATCCTCGCGGCCATGTCGAAGGTGATGGATCCCGAGCTTCACGTGGATCTGGTGAAGGCCGGAATGGTGAAGGACGTCCGCGTCACCGGCGACACCGTGAAACTCAAGATCGAGCTCACCACCCCGGCCTGCCCCATGAAGGGGAAGATCCAGGCCGACTCGGAGGCCGCCCTCAAGGCCGTCCCCGGCCTGAAGTCCTTCAACATCGAGTGGGGCGCCCAGGTCCGCTCCGCCGGCGGCGCCGCCCCGGCCGGTGGCCTGCTCCCCAAGGTCAAGAACATCATCCTCGTCGGCGCCGGAAAGGGCGGGGTGGGCAAGAGCACCGTCGCCCTCAACCTCGCCACCGCGCTCGGCCAGCACGGCGCCAAGGTCGGCCTGCTCGACGCCGACTTCTATGGCCCCTCCGTCCCCCTCATGACCGGCCTGGGCGACAAGAAGCCCGTGAGTCCGGACGGCAAGTCGCTCGACCCGCTCGTCGCCCATGGCATCAAGGTCATGTCCATCGGCTTCCTCGTTGAATCCGACCAGGCCCTCATCTGGCGCGGCCCCATGCTCCACGGCGCCCTCATGCAGCTGGTGCGCGACGTGAACTGGGGCGAGCTCGACTACCTCGTCCTCGACCTGCCCCCGGGCACCGGCGACGTGGCCCTGTCGCTCTCCCAGTCCATCCGCGCCGCGGGCGCCGTGCTCGTCACCACGCCCCAGGACGTGGCCCTGGCCGACGTCGTCCGCGCGAAGCAGATGTTCGACAAGGTCCACATCCCCGTGCTGGGCATCGTCGAGAACATGTCCCAGTTCGTCTGTCCGAACTGCTCGCACGTCACCCCCATCTTCAACCACGGCGGTGGTCGCAAGGCCGCCGAGATGTTCGGCATCCCCTTCCTCGGGGAGGTTCCACTGGACTTGAAGGTGCGTGAATCGGGAGACTCTGGCGTGCCGGTGGTGGTGGGCGCCAAGGACAGCCTGGAGGCGAAGGCCTTCCAGGACGTCGCTCGGAACGTGGCGGGTCGTGTGTCCGCCCAGAGCGCCAAGAGCATGCCGCTGCCGGTGGTGCAGGCCCGCTGA
- a CDS encoding 3-hydroxyacyl-CoA dehydrogenase family protein — MATEHIVVVGAGQMGAGIAQVALQAGLRVTLADVSKEGLAKGADRIRAGLKKLVEKGKLDAAKAQAAEANLATLTNVTEAKDVDFAIEAVTENEDLKRRIFLDLDAVVRPGGILATNTSSIPITRIAASTKRPEAVIGMHFMNPVPVMQLVELIRGAATSEETYATTRALSERMGKTTVVSKDFPGFIVNRILIPMLNEACYALMEGLGTAEDIDTAMKLGTNQPMGPLQLADFIGLDTVLYIAEVLHKGLGDSKYRPCPLLRQYVDAGWYGKKSGRGFYKY; from the coding sequence ATGGCAACGGAGCACATCGTCGTCGTCGGCGCCGGGCAGATGGGCGCGGGAATCGCGCAGGTGGCCTTGCAGGCCGGTCTGCGCGTCACGCTGGCGGACGTATCGAAGGAAGGTCTCGCCAAGGGCGCTGACCGCATCCGCGCGGGCCTGAAGAAGCTGGTGGAGAAGGGCAAGCTCGACGCCGCGAAGGCGCAGGCCGCCGAGGCCAACCTCGCCACGCTGACGAACGTCACCGAGGCGAAGGACGTCGACTTCGCCATCGAGGCCGTCACGGAGAACGAGGACCTCAAGCGCCGCATCTTCCTGGACCTGGACGCGGTCGTCCGGCCCGGCGGCATCCTCGCCACCAACACCTCGTCCATCCCCATCACCCGCATCGCCGCGTCCACGAAGCGCCCCGAGGCCGTCATCGGGATGCACTTCATGAACCCGGTGCCGGTGATGCAGCTGGTGGAACTCATCCGCGGCGCCGCGACGTCCGAGGAGACCTACGCCACCACGCGCGCACTGTCCGAGCGCATGGGCAAGACGACGGTCGTCTCCAAGGACTTCCCGGGCTTCATCGTCAACCGCATCCTCATCCCGATGCTGAACGAGGCCTGCTACGCGCTGATGGAGGGCCTGGGCACCGCGGAGGACATCGACACCGCGATGAAGCTGGGCACCAACCAGCCCATGGGCCCGCTCCAGCTCGCCGACTTCATCGGCCTGGACACCGTGCTCTACATCGCCGAGGTGCTCCACAAGGGCCTGGGTGATTCGAAGTACCGCCCGTGCCCGCTGCTGCGCCAGTACGTGGACGCCGGCTGGTATGGCAAGAAGAGCGGCCGCGGCTTCTACAAGTACTGA
- a CDS encoding enoyl-CoA hydratase/isomerase family protein produces the protein MAYENIRLEHDGAVATLTIDRPKALNALNNKTLQEIEAAVRSLGSDTRVLIVTGGGEKAFVAGADIAEMASLSESQAQEFAALGHRAFALLESLTIPTIAAVNGFALGGGCELALACDFIYASEKAQLGLPEVGLGVIPGFGGTQRLTRAVGRARAKELVFTGARIDAAKAKEIGLVLEVLPAEGLLAHCRSVAAKILKNGPLAIGKAKRVIEQGADKDLTEANTLERQGFAELFGSEDQREGMKAFLEKRPAVFTGK, from the coding sequence ATGGCCTACGAGAACATCCGTCTGGAGCATGACGGCGCGGTCGCGACCCTCACCATCGACCGGCCCAAGGCGCTCAACGCCCTCAACAACAAGACGCTCCAGGAGATCGAGGCCGCGGTGCGGTCGCTCGGCTCCGACACGCGCGTGCTCATCGTCACCGGCGGGGGCGAGAAGGCCTTCGTCGCGGGCGCGGACATCGCGGAGATGGCGTCCCTCTCCGAGTCCCAGGCGCAGGAGTTCGCTGCCCTGGGCCACCGCGCCTTCGCGCTGCTGGAGTCGCTGACCATCCCCACCATCGCCGCGGTGAATGGCTTCGCGCTCGGCGGTGGGTGTGAGCTCGCCCTGGCGTGCGACTTCATCTACGCGTCCGAGAAGGCTCAGCTCGGCCTGCCGGAAGTGGGCCTGGGGGTCATCCCGGGCTTCGGCGGTACGCAGCGGCTGACCCGCGCGGTGGGTCGTGCTCGCGCCAAGGAGCTCGTCTTCACGGGGGCGCGCATCGACGCGGCCAAGGCCAAGGAGATCGGCCTGGTGCTCGAGGTGCTGCCGGCCGAGGGCCTGCTCGCACACTGTCGCTCCGTCGCGGCGAAGATCCTCAAGAACGGCCCCCTGGCCATCGGCAAGGCCAAGCGGGTCATCGAGCAGGGCGCCGACAAGGACCTGACCGAGGCCAACACGCTCGAGCGCCAGGGCTTCGCGGAGCTGTTCGGCTCCGAGGACCAGCGCGAGGGCATGAAGGCGTTCCTCGAGAAGCGTCCCGCGGTGTTCACCGGCAAGTGA
- a CDS encoding acyl-CoA dehydrogenase → MNFELTDVQREIQRMCREFAAKELTPNARKWDEHHAWPTDAVKKLAELSLLGVAVPEQYGGAGLDNVCYALAMEEISRGCASTGVIMSVNNSLYCDPVMKFGTEAQKEEFLTPFARGDKLGCFGLTEPEAGSDAAAQQTVAVRRGDEFVINGSKNWITNGPKADAIVLFTMTNREAGNKGISAFLVPTNTPGFIRAEPDKKMGISAAWSCSMFFEDMRVPAKNLLGKEGEGFKVAMSTLDGGRIGIASQALGIARAAYEEAVRYSGERKSFGKPIREHQAIQFMIADMAMEIDAARLLVWRAALLKDKGVRHSAESAMAKLYASEMASRVANKALQVHGGMGYSKEMDVERHVRDARITEIYEGTSEIQRIVISANVLKE, encoded by the coding sequence ATGAACTTCGAGCTGACCGACGTCCAGCGCGAGATCCAGCGGATGTGCCGCGAGTTCGCCGCCAAGGAACTGACCCCCAACGCCCGCAAGTGGGATGAGCATCATGCGTGGCCGACGGATGCCGTGAAGAAGCTCGCCGAGCTGTCGCTGCTCGGCGTGGCCGTCCCGGAGCAGTACGGCGGCGCGGGCCTGGACAATGTCTGCTACGCGCTCGCCATGGAGGAGATCAGCCGCGGCTGTGCCTCCACCGGCGTCATCATGAGCGTGAACAACTCGCTCTACTGCGACCCGGTGATGAAGTTCGGCACCGAGGCGCAGAAGGAGGAGTTCCTCACGCCGTTCGCCCGGGGCGACAAGCTCGGCTGCTTCGGCCTGACGGAGCCCGAGGCGGGCAGCGACGCCGCCGCGCAGCAGACCGTCGCGGTGCGCCGCGGTGATGAGTTCGTCATCAACGGCTCCAAGAACTGGATCACCAACGGCCCCAAGGCCGACGCCATCGTCCTGTTCACGATGACGAACCGGGAGGCGGGCAACAAGGGCATCTCCGCGTTCCTGGTCCCCACCAACACCCCCGGCTTCATCCGCGCCGAGCCCGACAAGAAGATGGGCATCAGCGCCGCCTGGTCCTGCTCCATGTTCTTCGAGGACATGCGCGTGCCGGCCAAGAACCTCCTGGGCAAGGAGGGCGAGGGCTTCAAGGTCGCCATGTCCACGTTGGACGGCGGCCGCATCGGCATCGCGTCGCAGGCGCTGGGCATCGCTCGCGCCGCGTACGAGGAGGCCGTGCGCTACTCGGGTGAGCGCAAGTCCTTCGGCAAGCCCATCCGCGAGCACCAGGCCATCCAGTTCATGATCGCCGACATGGCCATGGAGATCGACGCGGCCCGCCTGCTGGTGTGGCGCGCGGCGCTGCTCAAGGACAAGGGCGTGCGCCACAGCGCGGAGAGCGCCATGGCGAAGCTGTACGCCAGCGAGATGGCCAGCCGCGTGGCGAACAAGGCCCTCCAGGTGCACGGCGGCATGGGCTACAGCAAGGAGATGGACGTGGAGCGCCACGTGCGCGACGCTCGCATCACCGAGATCTACGAGGGGACGAGCGAGATTCAGCGCATCGTCATCTCCGCCAACGTCCTGAAGGAGTAG
- a CDS encoding AgmX/PglI C-terminal domain-containing protein, with the protein MKRALLSVLVLASAAALAQGGPAKKSSGGKSGAPATSAPAKSDAPDVARMPFTPDSIRQVVAYNQGRIQECYEDHMAEKDKKVEGRLATTFTIDSNGLVKSAKVVKKGSTLKDPNLHDCVVAVLSSMTFPKPPDGVDHPIEYPFNLKAIE; encoded by the coding sequence ATGAAGAGGGCACTGCTGTCCGTCCTGGTCCTGGCCTCGGCCGCCGCGCTCGCGCAAGGCGGTCCGGCGAAGAAGTCCTCGGGCGGGAAGTCCGGTGCCCCCGCCACGTCCGCGCCCGCGAAGAGCGACGCGCCGGACGTGGCTCGCATGCCCTTCACCCCCGACTCCATCCGCCAGGTGGTCGCCTACAACCAGGGGCGCATCCAGGAGTGCTACGAGGACCACATGGCGGAGAAGGACAAGAAGGTGGAGGGCCGTCTGGCGACGACCTTCACCATCGACTCCAACGGGCTGGTGAAGAGCGCCAAGGTGGTCAAGAAGGGCAGCACGCTGAAGGACCCGAACCTCCACGACTGCGTGGTGGCCGTGCTGTCGTCGATGACGTTCCCCAAGCCTCCGGACGGCGTCGACCACCCCATCGAGTATCCGTTCAACCTCAAGGCCATCGAGTAG
- a CDS encoding acyl-CoA dehydrogenase family protein: MNLELTETQKLIRETARKFARERVAPLARELDRQERFPTEIFKELGQMGLLGVNIPAQYGGSEAGAVSYALAMMEMAAADASTSVAMAVTNMCAELINAFGTEAQREKYVTRLVSGEAVAGSFALSEPHAGSDPGAMLTSAVRRGDSWVINGSKQWITSGAHAGVLVVWARTAATGNKGLSCFIVEGGTKGLHIGRHEDKMGLRSSNTVALTFEDCVIPTENLLGAEGQGFRLAMVALDGGRIGIASQACGVARAALEASVTYVKDRKAFGQAIGEFQGPRFMLADMKTQIDAAELLTLRAAYMKDQKQPFTREASMAKLFASETSNRVCDKAVQLHGGYGYIDEFPVERYFRDARVQTIYEGTSEVQRMVIARESFRLLG; the protein is encoded by the coding sequence GTGAACCTCGAGCTGACCGAGACCCAGAAGCTGATTCGCGAGACGGCCCGCAAGTTCGCGCGGGAGCGCGTGGCTCCGCTCGCCCGCGAGCTGGACCGCCAGGAGCGCTTCCCCACGGAGATCTTCAAGGAGCTGGGGCAGATGGGGCTCCTCGGGGTGAACATCCCGGCCCAGTACGGCGGCTCGGAGGCGGGGGCTGTCTCCTACGCGCTGGCCATGATGGAGATGGCCGCGGCGGATGCGTCCACGTCGGTGGCGATGGCCGTGACGAACATGTGCGCGGAGCTCATCAACGCCTTCGGCACCGAGGCCCAGCGCGAGAAGTACGTGACGCGCCTGGTGTCGGGCGAAGCGGTGGCGGGCTCGTTCGCGCTGTCGGAGCCGCACGCGGGCTCGGACCCGGGGGCGATGCTGACGTCCGCGGTGCGCCGGGGCGACTCGTGGGTCATCAACGGCAGCAAGCAGTGGATTACGTCGGGCGCGCACGCGGGAGTCCTCGTCGTGTGGGCTCGGACGGCCGCGACGGGCAACAAGGGCCTGTCGTGCTTCATCGTGGAAGGCGGGACGAAGGGCCTCCACATCGGTCGGCACGAAGACAAGATGGGCCTGCGCTCCTCGAACACGGTGGCGCTGACGTTCGAGGACTGCGTGATTCCGACGGAGAACCTGCTGGGCGCGGAAGGGCAGGGGTTCCGGCTGGCGATGGTCGCGCTGGATGGCGGGCGCATCGGCATCGCGTCCCAGGCGTGTGGCGTGGCTCGCGCGGCGCTCGAGGCCAGCGTGACCTACGTCAAGGACCGCAAGGCGTTCGGCCAGGCCATTGGTGAGTTCCAGGGTCCGCGGTTCATGCTCGCGGACATGAAGACGCAGATCGACGCGGCGGAGCTGTTGACGCTGCGCGCGGCGTACATGAAGGACCAGAAGCAGCCGTTCACCCGCGAGGCGTCCATGGCGAAGCTCTTCGCCAGCGAGACAAGCAACCGCGTCTGCGACAAGGCCGTGCAACTGCACGGTGGCTACGGCTACATCGACGAGTTCCCGGTGGAGCGGTACTTCCGCGACGCCCGCGTGCAGACCATCTACGAGGGCACCAGCGAGGTGCAGCGGATGGTGATTGCTCGCGAGAGCTTCCGGCTGCTGGGCTGA
- a CDS encoding Ig-like domain repeat protein gives MRRWSLSFLVVMLSLLGTAPAFAQQAVNPESLVLSRGRDVQALVVQGTPAEGLGLSHTLGWFYYDALVERGYVDRGNPDDPTDDVLIDSDGNGLPDFHEDLYNLNPARGYIGQGPRCTPERLFTHQRAAGGNLQLREPDLLTGSCSSAPSYSANAGPRRWPTAEPGYPARPGGAVVGQPMESATDLVTPGGYLVDSAIPDQVDTYFGDRGVFPHIPNLLEPQDPLNLGMGFGQILLLSTDDDGSRCPEDSYAPECLAPRMAQAGEGEPPLMGPIWDREGSDDGIPDYKASAFDPWGRLIPGQDPHAPINESDRRVAMGHVDGQREIVFFLVTYSDQQRHGPATDTCFLPAPVGGGRLQCELWGHGDINVFFSKTALNLDLYQLPGNVVASVDPSQTWLQDGAYVRLRRPEMGAVFIAETNPLEAVSLGQKTPHMLILKPAANTDSWVMGWEDLNGGGTRAFNNTVFVIHGVGERPTNSYIERNEPNPAAEWQPVLVEGSVQDRQGDGSIPTGSMEFLVDGVVTTTVPLDATGRAITELSFGVGEYAVATRYVPDSNVHAASESFAVTQVVEPLVDGGEDAGPVDGGEDAGEVDAGEVDAGEPDAGPVDSGSDAGEVDAGEPDAGEPDAGEPDAGEPDAGEPDAGEPDAGSDAGEPDAGEPDAGPDAGEPDAGEPDAGSDAGEPDAGEPDAGAVDSGSDAGQVDAGSDAGEADAGDTDAGSDAGSTDAGDPDAGAPTEDGGADPGEGVTGPRDLKVTGWGCSSTDAGGSSLMLLSLWLGLSLLRSRRRAHR, from the coding sequence ATGCGTCGTTGGAGCCTGTCTTTCCTCGTCGTGATGCTGTCCCTGTTGGGGACGGCCCCCGCCTTCGCGCAGCAGGCCGTGAATCCCGAGTCGCTTGTCCTGAGTCGAGGAAGGGATGTGCAGGCGCTCGTGGTCCAGGGGACTCCCGCGGAGGGGCTTGGGCTGTCCCATACCTTGGGGTGGTTCTATTACGACGCGCTGGTGGAGCGCGGGTATGTCGACCGGGGCAATCCCGACGACCCGACGGACGATGTCCTCATCGACAGCGACGGGAACGGCCTGCCCGACTTCCATGAGGACTTGTACAACCTCAATCCGGCGCGCGGGTACATCGGCCAGGGCCCGCGCTGCACGCCGGAGCGGCTCTTCACGCATCAGCGAGCGGCGGGCGGCAATCTCCAGCTCCGTGAGCCGGATCTGCTGACGGGCTCGTGTTCCTCGGCGCCGAGCTATTCGGCGAACGCAGGCCCGCGACGGTGGCCCACCGCCGAGCCAGGGTATCCGGCGAGGCCGGGTGGCGCTGTCGTGGGTCAGCCGATGGAATCGGCCACCGACCTGGTGACGCCCGGGGGCTATCTGGTGGACAGCGCGATACCGGACCAGGTCGATACGTACTTTGGCGACCGGGGCGTCTTTCCTCACATCCCCAACCTGCTCGAGCCCCAGGACCCGCTGAACCTCGGCATGGGCTTCGGGCAGATCCTGCTGTTGAGCACGGATGATGACGGCTCCAGGTGTCCGGAGGACTCATACGCCCCCGAGTGCCTCGCGCCTCGAATGGCGCAGGCCGGGGAGGGCGAACCTCCGCTCATGGGGCCGATATGGGATCGCGAGGGTTCCGACGACGGCATCCCGGACTACAAGGCGAGTGCGTTTGATCCCTGGGGGCGACTCATCCCTGGCCAGGACCCGCATGCGCCCATCAACGAGTCGGATCGGCGTGTGGCGATGGGTCATGTGGATGGGCAGCGGGAGATTGTCTTCTTCCTCGTCACCTACTCCGACCAGCAGCGCCACGGACCGGCGACCGATACCTGCTTCCTCCCGGCGCCCGTGGGGGGCGGAAGGCTTCAGTGCGAGCTGTGGGGGCATGGCGACATCAACGTGTTCTTCTCCAAGACGGCGCTCAACCTGGACCTCTATCAACTGCCGGGCAATGTCGTCGCCTCGGTGGATCCGTCCCAGACCTGGCTCCAGGATGGCGCGTACGTGCGGCTCCGCAGGCCGGAGATGGGCGCGGTCTTCATCGCGGAGACGAATCCTCTCGAGGCCGTGAGCTTGGGTCAGAAGACGCCGCACATGCTCATCCTCAAGCCCGCCGCGAACACCGATTCCTGGGTGATGGGATGGGAGGACCTCAACGGGGGAGGAACTCGCGCCTTCAACAACACCGTCTTCGTCATTCACGGCGTGGGGGAGCGCCCGACGAACAGCTACATCGAGCGCAACGAGCCGAATCCGGCGGCGGAGTGGCAGCCGGTCCTGGTCGAGGGCTCTGTCCAGGACAGGCAAGGGGACGGGTCGATTCCCACGGGCTCGATGGAGTTCCTCGTGGACGGAGTCGTCACGACGACGGTGCCATTGGATGCGACGGGGCGGGCCATCACCGAGCTCAGCTTTGGTGTCGGCGAATACGCCGTGGCCACCAGGTACGTGCCAGACAGCAACGTCCATGCGGCGAGCGAGTCCTTCGCCGTCACCCAGGTTGTCGAACCGCTGGTGGATGGTGGCGAGGATGCCGGCCCCGTCGATGGCGGCGAGGATGCCGGAGAGGTCGACGCCGGTGAAGTCGATGCCGGCGAGCCAGATGCCGGTCCGGTCGACAGTGGTTCAGACGCGGGCGAAGTCGACGCAGGTGAGCCCGATGCGGGCGAACCCGACGCGGGTGAACCCGATGCGGGTGAACCGGATGCAGGTGAACCCGACGCAGGCGAACCTGATGCAGGCTCCGACGCCGGCGAACCGGACGCGGGTGAACCCGACGCAGGCCCGGATGCAGGTGAACCCGACGCAGGCGAACCTGATGCAGGCTCCGACGCCGGTGAACCGGACGCGGGTGAACCCGATGCCGGTGCCGTCGACAGTGGCTCGGATGCAGGCCAAGTCGATGCCGGCTCCGACGCGGGCGAGGCAGACGCCGGTGACACCGATGCGGGTTCCGACGCTGGAAGCACGGACGCGGGCGACCCCGATGCAGGCGCTCCCACCGAAGATGGCGGCGCGGACCCTGGCGAAGGCGTCACCGGTCCACGAGACCTGAAGGTGACGGGCTGGGGCTGCAGCTCGACGGACGCAGGCGGCTCATCGCTCATGCTCCTGTCGCTCTGGCTGGGCCTCTCGCTCCTGCGCTCCAGGCGCCGGGCTCACCGCTGA
- a CDS encoding 30S ribosomal protein S1 has protein sequence MQQNVNQQVETDAGEENFAAMFEESLKERGGDGILKEGEIVKGTVVQVTKDYAIVDIGYKSEGQVPISEFTNPRGEVSVKAGDPVEVLLESRENDTGMVVLSKEKADKMRIWDEISAACERDEIVKGTIVGRVKGGLSVDIGVKAFLPGSQVDIRPVRNLDQYISKEFEFKVIKFNKKRGNIVLSRRVLLEKQREEMKKETLKNLKEGAVLKGVVKNLTDYGAFIDLGGIDGLLHITDMSWGRIGHPSEMFNVGDEVRVVVLKFDPTQERVSLGLKQIQEDPWHRADEKYPVGTRVRGKVVSITDYGAFIEIEQGVEGLVHVSEMSWTKRLKHPSKILEVGQEVEAVVLDIDPKAKRIALGMKQIEQNPWTLLEDKYPIGSVIKGQIRNVTDFGVFVGVEEGVDGLVHVSDISWTQRIKHPGEMFKKGDEVEAVVLNIDVENERFSLGIKQLQPDPWETLSERLPVGSRVKGKVTKVTDFGAFVEIEPGIEGLVHVSELKEERVENPRDVVQEAQDVEVKIIDINTPDRKVALSMKALIGEGDDYREYLRKQAEGSKARLGDVMGKLTKK, from the coding sequence ATGCAGCAGAACGTGAACCAGCAGGTCGAGACGGACGCCGGTGAAGAGAACTTCGCGGCGATGTTCGAGGAGTCGCTCAAGGAGCGCGGTGGCGACGGCATCCTGAAGGAAGGGGAGATCGTCAAGGGCACCGTCGTTCAGGTGACCAAGGACTACGCGATCGTCGACATCGGCTACAAGTCCGAGGGTCAGGTCCCGATCTCCGAGTTCACCAACCCTCGCGGTGAGGTCTCCGTCAAGGCGGGTGACCCGGTCGAGGTCCTTCTCGAGAGCCGTGAGAACGATACCGGCATGGTCGTCCTCTCCAAGGAGAAGGCCGACAAGATGCGCATCTGGGACGAGATCAGCGCCGCTTGCGAGCGCGATGAGATCGTCAAGGGCACCATCGTTGGCCGCGTGAAGGGTGGCCTCTCCGTCGACATCGGCGTGAAGGCGTTCCTTCCGGGCAGCCAGGTGGATATCCGCCCTGTGCGCAACCTTGATCAGTACATCTCGAAGGAATTCGAGTTCAAGGTCATCAAGTTCAACAAGAAGCGCGGCAACATCGTCCTGAGCCGCCGCGTGCTCCTCGAGAAGCAGCGCGAGGAGATGAAGAAGGAGACCCTCAAGAACCTCAAGGAGGGTGCGGTCCTCAAGGGCGTGGTCAAGAACCTCACCGACTACGGTGCGTTCATCGACCTGGGCGGCATCGACGGCCTGCTGCACATCACGGACATGTCGTGGGGCCGCATCGGTCACCCCAGCGAGATGTTCAACGTGGGCGACGAGGTTCGCGTCGTTGTCCTCAAGTTCGACCCGACGCAGGAGCGCGTCAGCCTGGGCCTGAAGCAGATCCAGGAGGACCCGTGGCACCGCGCCGACGAGAAGTACCCGGTCGGCACCCGCGTGCGCGGCAAGGTCGTGTCCATCACGGACTACGGCGCGTTCATCGAGATCGAGCAGGGCGTCGAGGGTCTGGTGCACGTGTCCGAGATGTCCTGGACCAAGCGCCTCAAGCACCCGTCCAAGATCCTGGAGGTCGGCCAGGAGGTGGAGGCCGTCGTCCTGGACATCGATCCGAAGGCCAAGCGCATCGCGCTGGGCATGAAGCAGATCGAGCAGAACCCCTGGACGCTGCTCGAGGACAAGTACCCGATCGGCTCCGTCATCAAGGGTCAGATCCGCAACGTCACCGACTTCGGCGTGTTCGTCGGCGTCGAGGAGGGCGTGGACGGCCTGGTGCACGTGTCCGACATCTCCTGGACCCAGCGCATCAAGCACCCGGGCGAGATGTTCAAGAAGGGCGACGAGGTCGAGGCGGTGGTCCTCAACATCGACGTCGAGAACGAGCGCTTCAGCCTGGGCATCAAGCAGCTCCAGCCGGACCCCTGGGAGACGCTGTCCGAGCGCCTGCCTGTCGGCAGCCGCGTGAAGGGCAAGGTCACCAAGGTCACCGACTTCGGCGCGTTCGTGGAGATCGAGCCGGGCATCGAGGGCCTCGTCCACGTCTCCGAGCTGAAGGAGGAGCGTGTCGAGAACCCGCGTGACGTGGTGCAGGAGGCGCAGGATGTCGAGGTGAAGATCATCGACATCAACACGCCGGACCGGAAGGTCGCGCTGTCCATGAAGGCGCTGATCGGCGAGGGCGACGACTACCGTGAGTACCTCCGCAAGCAGGCGGAAGGCTCCAAGGCGCGCCTCGGCGACGTGATGGGCAAGCTGACCAAGAAGTAG
- a CDS encoding N-acyl homoserine lactonase family protein, translating to MRLSPSLLPSLFVLSIGGACARNVPPPASTQAPAELRLYALDCGRIDVPDMGFFTDGSKPSGQPGFLPVSCFLIRHPQGTLLWDTGLDDVLSQSPDGVTDAVGMRVHVRRGLQAQLAQLGLKPSDVRYVGFSHLHADHAGNANVFSGATWLVQRKELEWATATPTPLGVDAAKFSSWKEAKVEQLDGEHDVFGDGSVRILTTPGHTPGHQSLKVTLPKTGTLVLSGDLCHTRANWENHAVPAFNTSREQTLTSIGQVQALLGHAQGRFIVQHAPEDLRTLPALPAYLE from the coding sequence ATGCGCCTCTCCCCTTCCCTCCTCCCCTCGCTGTTCGTGCTGTCCATCGGTGGTGCCTGCGCGCGCAACGTCCCACCGCCCGCGTCCACGCAGGCCCCGGCGGAGCTGCGGCTGTACGCGCTCGACTGCGGCCGCATCGATGTCCCGGACATGGGCTTCTTCACCGATGGCAGCAAGCCCAGTGGTCAGCCCGGCTTCCTGCCCGTGAGCTGCTTCCTCATCCGCCACCCCCAAGGCACGCTGCTCTGGGACACGGGGCTGGATGATGTCCTCTCCCAGAGTCCGGACGGCGTGACGGACGCGGTGGGCATGCGCGTGCATGTCCGGCGGGGGCTCCAGGCACAGCTCGCGCAGTTGGGCCTGAAGCCCTCGGACGTGCGCTACGTGGGCTTCTCCCATCTGCACGCGGACCACGCGGGCAACGCCAATGTCTTCAGCGGAGCCACCTGGCTCGTGCAGCGCAAGGAGCTGGAGTGGGCCACCGCCACGCCCACGCCCTTGGGGGTGGACGCGGCGAAGTTCTCCTCGTGGAAGGAGGCGAAGGTGGAGCAGTTGGACGGCGAGCACGACGTCTTCGGCGACGGCAGCGTGCGCATCCTCACCACGCCGGGCCACACCCCGGGGCACCAGTCGCTGAAGGTGACGCTGCCCAAGACGGGGACGCTCGTGCTGTCCGGAGACCTCTGCCACACGCGCGCGAACTGGGAGAACCACGCCGTGCCCGCGTTCAACACCAGCCGCGAGCAGACGCTGACGTCCATCGGCCAGGTGCAGGCGCTGCTCGGCCACGCGCAGGGGCGCTTCATCGTGCAGCACGCGCCCGAGGACCTGCGCACGCTGCCCGCGCTCCCCGCCTACCTCGAGTAG